The following is a genomic window from Campylobacter concisus.
GATGTTCCTTATAGGATTTTTCTAGCTTCATTTGCACAAGATGATAATCAGGCTAGAATTGATAGTGCTGTTAATAAAGTTAATAGCAAAATCTCTGATAGTAGACTAACTACAGGTATCTATGAGGTTGGTGGACGAAAATTTTTATATGTTGACACGACTCCGGTCTCTGAGGATGAAGCTAATAGTCTATTAGTTAAAGTTCAAAACGAATCAGGCTATAAAGATGCTTTAATGAGAGCAAAAGCACCTGTAGCTGATACTCAAATAACAAAAAAATCTAATATAGAACAAGCTATATCAACTGAAGTAAAACCAGTAGCACAAGTTGATGATGGAGTTTTGACTTTAGATCAAGTTATAAAGACTATTTTAAATGAAAATCCAAGTTTAAAAGCTACAGAATTTAACTATCTACAAGTTGGTAAAGATCTAAAAATAGCAAAAAATGCCTATTATCCAACACTTGACGCTGCTGCTAGAGTGGGATATGAGAAAAAACGCCTTGATGATGGAGTTTCTACAAGAAGAGGAGATGGAAGAATTTCTGGCACATCTCTAACCTTAGTTGAAAATTTATACAATGGTGGTGCTGATAAAAATAGAATAAATTCTCAAAGCGCAAGGCTTGATTCAGCTGCTTATTCAGTAGCACAAGCTGCAGATAGACTTACATTAAATGCTGCAAATGCTTACTTACAAGTTCTTCAAACTAAGAGAATTTTAGACATCGAAGAAGAAAACGTAAAGAGTCATGAGGAAATTTATAGCCAAATTAAAGATAGAGCAAGATCAGGTTATGGCGTAGCTTCCGAAGAGAGACAAGCTGGATCGCGCTATACTCTAGCTCAATCAAACTATACAGCCGCTAAAAATAACTATGAAGATGCACTTTCTACATTTGAGAAATTATATGGAAAAAAAGTTGCAGCTAAAAATTTAGTAATGCCTGAGTTTAGCCTTCCTTTGCCTAGCACAAAAGAAGCTGTTTATAACAAAGCAATTCTTTGCAATCCGTCACTTTTGGTTCAAAAATCAAATATTGCTATGGCAGAATCAGTTGTAAAAGAGAAAAATGCGCCTTTCTTACCAAAATTAGATCTTGTTGTATCTGGTGCGTATGATCATTCAAATGTTTTATATGACAATTATGAAGAACAAACATTTGACGCACTTTTAAGACTAAACTATAACCTTTACAATAAAGGTAATGATAAACTAGATAAAGAAAAAAGCCAACTTGCCGTTCAACAAGAGCAACAAACTTTGGATAATCTTGTAAGAGAGCTTAAAGAATCTTTGGAATTTTCATGGCAAAATTATGTTCTTAATCAAGAAAAAATGGGATATCTAAATCAACACGTTGAATATGCTAAAGCTACACTTGATGCTTACCAGGATGAGTTTAGAATCGGTCGTCGTGATCTTATAAACTTGCTTGATGCTGAAAATGAATATAACTCTGCGTTAAAAGAGATTGCTACAACTGAGACAGCACTATCTTATGCAAAATACAGACTGTTAGATAATATGGGAATGATCTCAGATAGCTTTGAACCAGGTTTTGCAAAGAGATACATTCAAGGTGCTTGCAGCATTCAAAACGATTTAAGATAAAAATGTAAAAAGTAATGACCATGAGGGTCAAGACAAATTTTTGGACGCTTATTGTAAGCGTCCTTTTTTTATTATTGGCAAGTGCTATTGGAGATTTTATAAAATCAACAACCATAGCAAAGGTAGCTAAAATTTATGGAGAAGATGCAAGAAGAAGGGCTTCTGCTCTAAATTCTTTAATGACTTCATTGCAAGATGCAACTGAACAAGAGAAATTAATAAAAGTAAATGACTTTTTTAACTCTTTTAGATGGGTTGATGATATGCAGCTTTGGCACAAAAAGGATTATTGGGCTACTAGAATGGAATTTATAGGAAAAGGTGCTGGTGACTGCGAAGACTACGTTATTGCAAAATATTTTACACTAAAGCAGCTAGGAATTCCAACTCAAAAATTATACTTCACATATGTTAAAGCCTTAAGATACAATCAAGCTCATATGGTTTTAGCATACTACGATACACCAAAATCTATTCCATTAATT
Proteins encoded in this region:
- a CDS encoding TolC family outer membrane protein, with translation MKKMLAISALAATVLSAQDVPYRIFLASFAQDDNQARIDSAVNKVNSKISDSRLTTGIYEVGGRKFLYVDTTPVSEDEANSLLVKVQNESGYKDALMRAKAPVADTQITKKSNIEQAISTEVKPVAQVDDGVLTLDQVIKTILNENPSLKATEFNYLQVGKDLKIAKNAYYPTLDAAARVGYEKKRLDDGVSTRRGDGRISGTSLTLVENLYNGGADKNRINSQSARLDSAAYSVAQAADRLTLNAANAYLQVLQTKRILDIEEENVKSHEEIYSQIKDRARSGYGVASEERQAGSRYTLAQSNYTAAKNNYEDALSTFEKLYGKKVAAKNLVMPEFSLPLPSTKEAVYNKAILCNPSLLVQKSNIAMAESVVKEKNAPFLPKLDLVVSGAYDHSNVLYDNYEEQTFDALLRLNYNLYNKGNDKLDKEKSQLAVQQEQQTLDNLVRELKESLEFSWQNYVLNQEKMGYLNQHVEYAKATLDAYQDEFRIGRRDLINLLDAENEYNSALKEIATTETALSYAKYRLLDNMGMISDSFEPGFAKRYIQGACSIQNDLR
- a CDS encoding transglutaminase-like cysteine peptidase → MRVKTNFWTLIVSVLFLLLASAIGDFIKSTTIAKVAKIYGEDARRRASALNSLMTSLQDATEQEKLIKVNDFFNSFRWVDDMQLWHKKDYWATRMEFIGKGAGDCEDYVIAKYFTLKQLGIPTQKLYFTYVKALRYNQAHMVLAYYDTPKSIPLILDNINGKIKIATQRTDLVPVYSFNGDSLYLAKQEGLGQAIPGGNKKQNPKWMELIDRIGKEDL